ATCCATCACGAGCCTCGAGCAGCTCGAAGAGCTGTGCGCGCTCCCGAACGTCGTCGGCGTGAAGTTCACGGACTTCGACCTCTACACGATGGCGCGAATCGCGCGACCCGATCGATGCGTGTTCAACGGTCGAGACGAGGTGTTCGCGGCAGGTCTTCTCATGGGCGCCGATGGCGGTATCGGCAGCTTCTACAATCTGGTACCGGAGCTGTTCGTCCGCATCCACACGCTCGCTCGGGAAGAGCGATGGACGGAGGCACGTACCGCTCAGCGCGATGTGAACGCGCTCATCACGCTGACGCAACCCTTTCCGCTGTTTCCTGCGATCAAGCAAATCCTCGCGTGGTCGGGCATCGACTGTGGCACCTGCCTGCCTCCGCGGCGACCTTTGAATGATGCGGAGCGCGCAGCGTTGCACAGAGCGCTCATCGCTAACGGCTTCGGTGCTCTGCTGAGCACGTCGCCCACGTGGGCGTGACGCGTGGACTGTTGGACATGACAGGCCGTCAAGCCGTCAGCTCATCGTAAGCCCAACCGAGAACTGCTGCGAGCGTCACCAGGACCGTAGTGCTTCACCGAAACGGTGTCCTCCCCTAGATCGAGCGTCCACGTGTCGTCGAACGTCATGTCCGGCAAGGTTGGTGTGCTGGATGTTATCCCTTTACGCTCGTATGATCGTGAACGATACGCCACTCACCGTCCAGGTGCCGCAGCACGAGCGTGAAGATGCCGCCAGACTCCGTGCTGTTCCTGATGAGGTGCCAGCGGCCGAGCACCCAGGCCGCGTCTCCCCCGAGCATCGTGATCTCGAGGTCCTCGAAAGCGAGCTGCCCCATCGTCTCGACGTCGCCACCGTAGCGCTTGCGGTAACGCTCGTAGGTCGCCTGCCACCCGCGGCGAACCTCGGCGCCGGAGGTGAACAGGAGATCGGGGCTTCGCCAATACGCCGCCATGAAGCGTTCGAGGTCGCCGCGATTCCAGGCGGCCACCTGTTCTTCGAGCAGCGTGCGGACACTCCGAACCGCCGTTCCCTCGTCAGATGGGCGCGAGGCCTCCTGGGCGTGCAGCGGCAGGGCCAGAATCAGCATACTCAGGGCAACGGCAGTGAGCGCGCGTATAGACATGGCGACAAGGTCCTACACGTCCTTCCGAGCGCAAGAAAATTGCTGGCTGGGACTTGCGCGGCAGGAGGCTTCTAGCATAGAACGAGAGCACCATGAAGCGCCGCGACTTCCTCAAAGCGGGCGGCTTTGCCGCCCTGACCCTGTCCACCCTCCCCATGCGCTCCTTTGCCCAAGCGCCACAGCGCGTGGGGCTCATTGGCTCCGGCTGGTACGGCAAGACGGACCTGCTACGCCTGGTGCAAGTGGCTCCGATCGAGGTGGTCTCGCTCTGCGACGTCGACACGGAGATGTTGGCCAAGGCGGCCGCCCTGGTGGCGACGCGCCAGGCCTCGAAAAAGACGCCGCGCACCTACGACGACTATCGCAAGATGCTCGCCGAAAGAGATCTGGACATCGTGCTCATTGCGACGCCGGATCATTGGCACGCCCTGCCGATGATCGCGGCGGTCGAGGCCGGGGCCGATGTCTTCGTCCAGAAGCCGATCAGCGTCGACGTTGCTGAAGGTCAGGCGATGCTGGCTGCCGCCCGCAAGCATCGACGCGTGGTGCAGGTGGGAACGCAGCGACGCAGCACGCCGCATCTCGTCAACGCGCGGGATCGGGTTGTTCGCGAAGGCAAGCTCGGCAAGATCGGTCTCGTCGAGATTTACTGCTACTACCACATGCGCGCGACAGAGAACCCGCCGGACACGG
The sequence above is a segment of the Luteitalea sp. genome. Coding sequences within it:
- a CDS encoding DUF4440 domain-containing protein, encoding MSIRALTAVALSMLILALPLHAQEASRPSDEGTAVRSVRTLLEEQVAAWNRGDLERFMAAYWRSPDLLFTSGAEVRRGWQATYERYRKRYGGDVETMGQLAFEDLEITMLGGDAAWVLGRWHLIRNSTESGGIFTLVLRHLDGEWRIVHDHTSVKG